A stretch of Sebastes fasciatus isolate fSebFas1 chromosome 19, fSebFas1.pri, whole genome shotgun sequence DNA encodes these proteins:
- the enc1 gene encoding ectoderm-neural cortex protein 1, which yields MKMSVCVHENRKSRASTGSMNIYLFHKSSYADSVLMHLNSLRQQQLFTDVLLHAGSRSFPCHRAVLAACSRYFEAMFSGGLRESQASEVDFRGSIHPEVLELLLDYAYSSRVVINEENAESLLEAGDMLEFQDIRDACAEFLERNLHPSNCLGMLLLSDAHQCTKLSELSWGMCLSNFPAICKTEDFLQLPKDMVVQLLSHEELETEDERLVYEAALNWINYDLEKRHCHLPELLRTVRLALLPAIFLMENVSTEELINAQPKSKELVDEAIRCKLKILQNDGVVNSPCARPRKTSHALFLLGGQTFMCDKLYLVDQKAKEIIPKADIPSPRKEFSACAIGCKVYITGGRGSENGVSKDVWVYDTVQEEWSKAAPMLIARFGHGSAELKHCLYVVGGHTAATGCLPASPSVSLKQVEQYDPVANKWTMVAPLREGVSNAAVVSVKLKLFAFGGTSVTHDKLPKVQCYDPQENRWSVPASCPQPWRYTAAAVLGNQIFVMGGDTEFSACSAYKFSSESYQWTKVGDVTAKRMSCQAVASGNKLYVVGGYFGTQRCKTLDCYDPTLDSWNSITTVPYSLIPTAFVSTWKHLPA from the coding sequence ATGAAAATGTCCGTGTGTGTCCATGAGAACCGGAAATCCCGGGCCAGCACTGGCTCGATGAACATCTACCTGTTCCACAAGTCCTCCTATGCGGACAGTGTCCTCATGCACCTCAACTCGCtgcggcagcagcagcttttcACGGACGTCCTGCTTCATGCAGGCAGCCGCTCCTTCCCCTGCCACCGGGCCGTGCTGGCTGCCTGCAGTCGCTACTTTGAGGCCATGTTCAGCGGAGGGCTGAGGGAGAGCCAGGCCAGCGAGGTCGACTTCCGTGGCTCCATCCACCCGGAGGTTTTAGAGCTCCTGCTGGATTACGCGTACTCGTCACGTGTGGTCATCAACGAAGAGAACGCAGAGTCACTATTGGAGGCTGGGGACATGCTAGAGTTTCAGGACATCCGGGATGCCTGTGCTGAATTCCTAGAGAGAAACCTTCACCCGTCTAACTGCCTTGGCATGCTGTTGCTGTCTGACGCCCACCAATGCACCAAGCTGTCAGAGCTCTCCTGGGGTATGTGCCTCAGCAACTTCCCCGCCATTTGCAAGACTGAGGACTTCCTCCAACTGCCCAAAGATATGGTGGTGCAGCTTTTGTCACATGAGGAGCTAGAGACTGAAGATGAGAGACTGGTTTATGAAGCTGCCCTTAACTGGATCAACTATGACCTGGAAAAGAGGCACTGCCATCTTCCAGAGCTCCTGAGGACGGTCCGTCTGGCCCTGCTGCCCGCCATCTTTCTCATGGAGAACGTTTCGACAGAAGAGCTGATCAACGCCCAGCCCAAGAGCAAGGAGCTGGTGGATGAAGCCATCCGCTGTAAGCTGAAGATCCTGCAGAACGATGGCGTCGTCAACAGCCCGTGTGCTCGACCGAGAAAGACCAGCCATGCCCTATTTCTTCTGGGAGGGCAGACTTTCATGTGCGACAAGTTGTACCTGGTGGACCAGAAAGCCAAAGAGATCATCCCGAAGGCTGACATACCCAGCCCCAGGAAGGAGTTCAGCGCCTGCGCCATCGGCTGTAAGGTGTACATCACTGGTGGGAGAGGCTCAGAGAATGGTGTGTCCAAAGATGTGTGGGTCTACGACACCGTCCAAGAGGAATGGTCGAAGGCGGCGCCCATGCTCATTGCCAGGTTTGGCCATGGCTCTGCGGAGCTGAAACACTGCCTCTACGTGGTGGGAGGTCACACGGCAGCAACCGGCTGCCTCCCGGCTTCTCCGTCTGTATCACTCAAACAGGTGGAGCAGTATGACCCAGTGGCAAACAAGTGGACCATGGTAGCTCCTTTGAGGGAGGGTGTGAGCAATGCAGCAGTGGTCAGCGTCAAGCTCAAGCTCTTTGCCTTCGGAGGAACCAGCGTCACCCACGACAAGCTGCCCAAGGTGCAGTGCTACGATCCGCAGGAGAACCGATGGTCTGTGCCCGCGTCCTGCCCGCAGCCGTGGCGCTACACGGCCGCCGCCGTACTGGGAAACCAGATCTTTGTCATGGGTGGGGATACAGAGTTCTCAGCATGCTCGGCTTATAAGTTCAGCAGTGAGAGCTACCAGTGGACTAAAGTGGGCGATGTGACGGCCAAGCGGATGAGCTGCCAGGCCGTGGCATCGGGGAACAAACTGTACGTGGTGGGGGGGTACTTTGGCACACAGCGGTGTAAAACTTTGGACTGCTATGACCCCACGTTGGACTCCTGGAACAG